A genome region from Microplitis mediator isolate UGA2020A chromosome 4, iyMicMedi2.1, whole genome shotgun sequence includes the following:
- the LOC130666893 gene encoding uncharacterized protein LOC130666893, whose product MKLEEISKQKDVLRQISEASDAIRRKHKMLKLGKDSAEKAMGEMFKPIVTPLQSLVESSKQKIKQEVKEEIKEEVKQKDNSTLNNKTEFDDTSHYDSLISDDDVSSRTLNETQINPSASSTPAKPGSLVKSYLAKVYRKSKEIDLRYGVRRRYNDFYIGDSEINFEENTFYVKDHEYPITPGLLELLFKKSPNDASVTQDDKNTYLEIIKNTNTYRKNYKSDGSIYEDSTIKFNTYIADFLTKTSKGKGLPKYKIVKKKKTHMDYVYWDNPNELVDRLRLLMASQAAGNPSHTNEIISIIKELREAGIIY is encoded by the coding sequence ATGAAGCTTGAAGAGATTTCGAAACAAAAAGATGTGCTGCGTCAGATATCTGAAGCAAGTGACGCCATCAGACGAAAGCATAAAATGCTGAAGTTAGGTAAAGATAGCGCTGAAAAAGCTATGGGTGAAATGTTCAAACCCATAGTTACACCATTACAGAGCCTAGTTGAATCgtcgaaacaaaaaattaagcaAGAAGTCAAGGAGGAAATTAAAGAAGAGGTTAAACAAAAGGACAATTCAACACTCAACAATAAAACTGAATTTGATGATACAAGTCATTATGATAGCTTAATCTCTGATGACGATGTGAGTAGTAGAACTCTTAATGAGACCCAAATAAATCCCTCTGCTTCAAGTACTCCTGCTAAACCGGGTAGTTTAGTTAAATCCTATTTAGCCAAAGTGTATAgaaaaagtaaagaaataGATTTGAGATATGGTGTTCGTCGGCGGTACAATGATTTTTATATCGGTGattcagaaataaattttgaagaaaatacattttatgttaaagaTCATGAATATCCTATAACTCCTGGTTTATTAGAActactgtttaaaaaatcaccCAATGATGCGAGTGTTACACAAgacgataaaaatacataCCTAGAGATCATTAAAAACACAAAcacttatagaaaaaattacaaatcagACGGCAGTATTTATGAAGATTCTACAATAAAGTTTAATACTTATATTGCTGATTTTCTTACAAAGACATCTAAGGGAAAAGGATTACCTAAATATAAGATTGTAAAGAAGAAGAAAACACATATGGACTATGTTTATTGGGATAATCCAAATGAACTGGTTGATCGTCTACGTTTACTCATGGCATCTCAAGCAGCTGGTAATCCAAGTCAcacaaatgaaattatatcaataatcaaagagtTACGGGAGGCTGGAATTATATATTAA
- the LOC130666894 gene encoding uncharacterized protein LOC130666894 has translation MPEVLQYPNTTVHVRRSVQANIAVLCWYSNQFLQLSGQVAGGDLSVNNPSIKWQDLENAFWNNIKTGSIINRSHTDLRDFLNVSRDIILDKIQEMLENVAGVKVNVELFCKFKKNTSIEEEVKSFNTKSRAILPATSLAEWYTDFVYNKMLNKVEEFNQKDSGWSLTEITNLVVTMSKYTTLQGGSSTFVRLPRDIQMKRAVNIENYDEYCFLWSIVAAIHLPNTGHPERTSAYPHYSAVLEYTGIKFPMTLNQIPKFERLNDLTINVYGIESHFTKKKSEKSIIIPLYLSKYCKPNRKTVHLLMLQANVNLNMKSNEYKDYEPIYHFALIKDLSRLVKSQISASHSKLFFCDRCLNHFKLEKSFEDHIKDCLALNKVHMTFPTEENKILKFKNYHYKDTVPFVVYADLECTLEPQDNDNFDKHIPHSIAFYRFCSYNNNLSKFELNRSQTCIEWFVKKLECLALEVESYLKDPVAMKPLSRQQKESLEQATVCHICERSITSATDKCYDHCHFTGNYRGPAHLSCNINYRTSHTIPVVFHNLSGYDSHFIIKSLSTVFEGKITLLPINKERYISFTKYVKNTSVCLRFIDSFRFMASSLDKLASNLNDCDKQITQQHYSDPEKFKLVTRKGVFPYEYVTGIDKLNDKQLPDQDSFYSKLSDDSVSDNDYALAQLVWNKFDIKTLGEYSDLYLKTDVLLLADIFQNFRHNCMATYSLDPLHYYTAPGLAFDAMLKYTNVELELFTDPEMMLFIEKGIRGGVSQCTNRYAAANNRYMGSSFDPNKAESYLMYYDVNNLYGAAMSMPLPKGSFEWVYPPEDLTFDVDNVDQFLNDIHSVGYVLEVDLHYPQELHDLHKDLPLCPEHFSPPDLGLKLTKIHRVLKFEQSPWLKSYIDKNTDCRKAAKNEFEKDFYKLMNNAVFGKTMENVRKYKEIHIVTRWTGRYGAADYICKPNFHSLTIFDENIIIVELKAAKVRFNKPIYVGFCILDLSKTYIYDFHYNYVKHNFANEESKLMYTDTDSLIYHFIVPDIYEIIKRDIDKFDTSDYPPDNVYNIPLVNKKVLGLMKDENNGKIMTEFTGLRAKLYAFKIHNEDQVKKRAKGVKRPTLRTITFEDFKRCLNDHVNLSKEQYVIKSNKHNVSTIVQNKIALSWEDDKRQLLLNSTDTVPWGYEVSRDEIMTIPRPNKRRKM, from the exons ATGCCAGAGGTGTTACAGT ATCCTAATACTACCGTTCACGTTCGACGAAGTGTACAAGCAAACATTGCAGTTCTTTGTTGGTATAGTAATCAGTTTCTACAATTAAGTGGGCAGGTAGCAGGTGGTGATTTAAGTGTAAATAATCCATCTATTAAATGGCAAGACCTCGAGAACGCTTTTTGGAATAACATTAAAACAGGATCAATAATTAACCGATCTCACACTGACTtgagagattttttaaatgtgtctAGAGACATTATATTGGATAAAATCCAAGAAATGCTGGAAAACGTTGCAGGTGTCAAAGTGAACGTCgaacttttttgtaaatttaaaaaaaatacatcgaTCGAAGAAGAAGTTAAATCCTTTAACACCAAGAGTCGGGCGATTTTACCTGCAACATCTCTCGCTGAGTGGTATACGGACTTTGTATACAATAAAATGTTGAACAAAGTGGAAGAATTTAATCAGAAGGATTCCGGGTGGAGTTTGACGGAGATAACCAACCTGGTTGTAACAATGTCAAAATACACAACTCTGCAAGGAGGAAGTTCAACATTTGTGAGGCTTCCTCGAGATATTCAAATGAAACGAGCTGTAAACATAGAAAACTATGATGAGTACTGTTTCCTATGGAGCATCGTTGCTGCGATTCATCTTCCCAACACTGGACATCCTGAGAGAACATCGGCGTATCCTCATTATAGTGCTGTGTTAGAATATACAggtattaaatttcctatgacACTTAACCAAATTCCAAAGTTTGAAAGACTAAATGACTTAACAATTAATGTATATGGTATTGAATCTCATTTTACAAAGAAAAAGTCtgaaaaaagtattataattccattatatttaagtaaatattgTAAACCTAATAGAAAAACAGTCCACCTTCTAATGTTACAAGctaatgttaatttaaatatgaaaagtaATGAGTATAAAGATTACGAACCTATATATCATTTTGCTCTAATTAAAGATCTCTCACGATTAGTAAAAAGTCAGATATCAGCTTCACAtagcaaattatttttttgtgaccGATGCTTGAACCattttaaattagaaaaatcgTTTGAAGATCATATAAAAGACTGTTTAGCATTAAATAAAGTTCACATGACATTTCCgactgaagaaaataaaattttaaagtttaaaaattaccacTATAAAGATACTGTACCGTTTGTTGTCTATGCAGACCTAGAATGTACACTTGAGCCCCAAGAcaatgataattttgacaaacATATACCACATAGTATAGCATTTTATCGCTTTTGCagttataataacaatttatctaaatttgaACTCAATCGATCACAAACCTGCATTGAgtggtttgtaaaaaaattagaatgtTTAGCATTAGAAGTCGAATCATACTTGAAAGATCCTGTTGCTATGAAACCTCTGTCGAGACAACAAAAAGAGAGTCTTGAGCAAGCAACTGTTTGTCATATTTGTGAAAGATCTATAACTTCTGCTACAGATAAATGCTACGATCACTGTCATTTTACTGGTAATTATCGCGGCCCAGCTCACTTATcttgtaatataaattatagaacATCTCACACTATACCAGTagtatttcataatttatctgGTTACGATTcccattttataataaaatctttATCAACCGTTTTCGAGggtaaaattacattattacCAATTAACAAAGAACGTTATATATCTTTCAcgaaatatgttaaaaatacatCAGTTTGCTTACGTTTTATAGATTCATTCAGGTTTATGGCATCTAGTCTTGACAAATTAGCatctaatttaaatgattGTGATAAACAGATTACTCAACAACATTACAGTGAtccagaaaaatttaaattagttactCGAAAGGGTGTATTCCCATACGAGTACGTAACTGGTATTGACAAACTTAACGACAAACAGTTGCCCGATCAGGACTCATTTTATTCCAAATTATCGGACGATAGTGTATCTGATAATGATTACGCTCTTGCTCAACTAGTTTGGAATAAATTTGATATCAAGACATTAGGCGAATAttctgatttatatttaaagacCGATGTCCTTCTTTTAGCGGACATATTCCAAAATTTTAGACATAATTGTATGGCTACCTATAGCTTAGATCCTTTACATTACTATACGGCACCGGGACTCGCTTTCGATGCGATGttaaaatatacaaatgtTGAACTCGAGTTATTTACTGATCCTGAAATGATgctttttattgaaaaaggtATAAGGGGTGGTGTATCTCAGTGTACAAATAGGTATGCAGCGGCAAATAATCGTTACATGGGATCCAGCTTTGATCCTAATAAAGCTGAATCCTATTTAATGTATTACgatgtaaataatttgtatggtgCTGCTATGAGTATGCCGCTACCAAAAGGTTCATTCGAATGGGTTTATCCGCCTGAAGATCTTACTTTTGACGTCGATAACGTAGATCAATTTTTGAACGACATCCATAGTGTTGGCTATGTATTAGAAGTTGATCTACATTATCCTCAGGAATTGCATGATCTACATAAAGATTTACCACTGTGTCCTGAACacttttcaccaccgg ATTTaggtttaaaattaacaaagattcatagagttttaaaatttgagcAGTCACCATGGCTCAAGTcatatatagataaaaatacAGATTGCAGAAAAGCTGCTAAGAATGAGTTTGAAAAGGACTTTTATAAACTTATGAATAATGCCGTTTTTGGTAAGACTATGGAAAATGTCAGAAAATACAAAGAAATTCATATAGTAACAAGATGGACCGGTAGATACGGTGCTGCTGACTATATTTGTAAGCCTAACTTCCATAGTCTTACTATTTTTGATGAGAACATTATAATTGTTGAATTGAAGGCGGCAAAAGTACGCTTTAACAAACCAATTTATGTTGGTTTTTGTATATTAGATCTATcaaaaacttatatatatgactttcattataattatgttaAACATAATTTTGCAAATGaagaatcaaaattaatgTACACTGATACTGACAGTCTTATATACCATTTTATTGTACCAGACATCTATGAGATCATCAAACGTGATATCGACAAGTTTGACACCTCTGATTATCCACCTGATAATGTTTACAATATACCActagttaataaaaaagttttaggtCTGATGAAGGACGAGAATAATGGCAAAATTATGACAGAATTCACTGGACTTAGAGCAAAGTTGTAtgcttttaaaattcataatgaagATCAGGTAAAAAAGCGAGCCAAAGGTGTCAAACGTCCGACTTTGCGAACTATCACTTTTGAGGATTTCAAACGATGTTTAAATGATCATGTAAATTTAAGTAAGGAacaatatgtaattaaaagtaataaacatAATGTAAGTACGATAGTTCAGAATAAGATAGCTTTAAGTTGGGAAGATGACAAACGTCAGCTTCTGTTAAACAGTACTGATACTGTACCATGGGGTTACGAAGTGTCAAGAGATGAAATTATGACTATACCGAGACCAAACAAAAGacgaaaaatgtaa